In Devosia litorisediminis, one genomic interval encodes:
- a CDS encoding 4-(cytidine 5'-diphospho)-2-C-methyl-D-erythritol kinase, which translates to MLEPVTQIAPAKINLALHVTRRREDGFHDLESLVVFADVADELEAVPDHQDSLSIVGPFAKGLGAGPNNLVSRAVAAFRVRWPDAVPTGLAMRLTKNLPVAAGIGGGSADAAAALRLMVSQSSHPIPVPELSDLAAGLGADVPACLVSAPLLARGVGELLEPLPQFPALHIVLVNPMVPLATADVFRRLRAHDNYPLPALPSPLTRPVQIGIWLAETRNDLQPPAVKLVPVIGEIVDYLASAQGCMLARMSGSGATVFGLFGSSGQAHQAAQMMREQNPEHWVAAAPLLVPGA; encoded by the coding sequence GTGCTCGAACCTGTCACCCAGATTGCCCCGGCAAAGATCAACCTGGCGTTGCATGTCACGCGGCGCCGGGAGGACGGCTTTCATGATCTTGAGAGCCTTGTCGTGTTCGCCGACGTCGCCGATGAACTCGAGGCGGTGCCGGACCATCAGGATTCGCTGAGTATTGTCGGCCCCTTTGCGAAGGGGCTGGGCGCCGGGCCCAACAATCTTGTTTCCCGGGCAGTCGCCGCGTTCCGTGTGCGCTGGCCAGATGCTGTGCCGACAGGGCTGGCCATGCGCCTGACCAAGAACCTGCCGGTGGCAGCGGGCATTGGCGGCGGCTCCGCCGATGCCGCCGCAGCATTGCGGCTGATGGTGTCGCAATCCAGCCATCCCATTCCTGTGCCCGAGCTGTCCGACCTGGCCGCCGGGCTGGGAGCCGATGTGCCGGCCTGTCTGGTTTCGGCGCCGCTACTGGCGCGTGGCGTGGGTGAGCTGCTCGAACCTCTGCCGCAGTTTCCCGCGCTCCACATCGTGCTGGTCAATCCTATGGTGCCCTTGGCGACCGCCGACGTATTCCGGCGTCTGCGGGCCCATGACAATTATCCGCTCCCTGCCTTGCCATCGCCGCTGACCCGGCCGGTACAGATCGGTATCTGGCTGGCGGAAACCCGCAATGACCTGCAACCACCGGCCGTCAAGCTGGTGCCGGTAATTGGCGAGATCGTGGATTATCTGGCGTCAGCGCAAGGTTGCATGCTGGCCCGCATGTCAGGCTCGGGCGCGACTGTGTTCGGCTTGTTCGGCTCCAGCGGACAGGCTCATCAAGCCGCCCAGATGATGCGTGAACAAAATCCTGAGCATTGGGTGGCTGCGGCGCCGCTGCTGGTGCCCGGCGCCTAG